From a single Nicotiana tomentosiformis chromosome 2, ASM39032v3, whole genome shotgun sequence genomic region:
- the LOC104112422 gene encoding thaumatin-like protein, producing MKFSSISPTILLFLIWHFITSGKLGEVEACTIYINNKCPFPIWPATAPNAGHPVIANGSFYLPPGRIRRIGAPGDWSGRIWARTGCNFDDPTNHKPACETGDCDGKLECEGTIGLPPVTLVEMSIQFDKRQPSFYDVSLVDGYNLPVSVTSKPSASKCVIGSCSRNLNAMCPSELQVINDEGQVVACKSACLAFNLDSFCCRNKYGSPDKCKPSVYSSLFKKSCPSYVTYAFDTPSPVVGCSSDQFVITFCPDKWGTEQYSST from the exons ATGAAGTTTTCATCGATATCTCCAACAATCCTTCTCTTCTTGATATGGCACTTCATTACATCAG GTAAACTCGGAGAGGTGGAGGCATGCACCATCTACATCAATAACAAATGCCCCTTTCCTATATGGCCAGCAACAGCTCCAAATGCAGGCCATCCAGTTATAGCAAACGGCAGCTTCTACCTTCCGCCAGGCCGAATTCGCAGAATCGGTGCCCCAGGGGATTGGAGCGGACGCATTTGGGCTCGAACTGGTTGCAATTTCGACGATCCCACCAATCACAAACCTGCCTGTGAAACTGGCGATTGTGACGGAAAACTCGAATGTGAAGGAACCATAGGCCTTCCTCCAGTTACACTAGTAGAAATGTCTATACAATTTGACAAAAGACAACCAAGTTTCTATGATGTGAGCTTAGTTGACGGATATAACCTCCCTGTTTCTGTAACATCAAAACCTTCAGCATCAAAGTGCGTCATTGGAAGTTGCTCGAGAAACTTGAATGCCATGTGCCCATCAGAGCTTCAG GTTATAAATGATGAAGGACAAGTGGTGGCGTGTAAAAGTGCTTGCTTGGCATTCAATCTCGACTCATTTTGTTGCAGGAACAAATATGGGAGCCCCGACAAATGCAAGCCAAGTGTGTACTCGAGTTTGTTCAAGAAATCTTGTCCCTCTTACGTTACTTATGCTTTTGACACACCTTCACCTGTGGTTGGCTGTTCATCCGATCAATTTGTCATAACTTTCTGTCCAGATAAATGGGGCACCGAACAATATTCGTCTACTTGA